In Athalia rosae chromosome 6, iyAthRosa1.1, whole genome shotgun sequence, one DNA window encodes the following:
- the LOC105688791 gene encoding uncharacterized protein LOC105688791 has protein sequence MKNWSLIWNFFFVVFFIPGNFSAVKPITDLMGRSHMLSTGFLFQRNISINQKTCSCSTAFSCSCCQSVKILLRGITRNFCVNFNYQSTGLSMNITLGSNTIRYVSVIDYRAFRVCTSIPDCYHSYACADVIELSRFPRSITICLQLDFTSKLDRWMINYNCISVSNQLPNGSVTTISPATTTNIVLNGTMPGIQPTTPGPILIDQRGNLTGQQLSAGQMGTIPGGSAQMPPGPAPKQMSGIFKRSGGTHLLRKMRTIQGIGWLSAMRTKSSKIRPGKFKSSIQLQQIFGCSKFKLPLNSGSNSRMVKISPNNLSDLQRKRTEIQKGKRRRRSVRQSSNVPMRMQVILRGRRNGLPRFRSSRSAANRKMFPKTTSRNSKIVNGDSILIPMLQSGPGNVSAFNIASTFTDGGGTAEFSTIQRIPITPAYEFVNPISPSVFVLVNPQSPVDGSIPVVGTSTNYDNRTSNFPNRMPPSFGVSSRIGPFGQNNVSQFDTSPEELETMKPQPELNPNSKIIEITTSDTTDGRMIFPQ, from the exons ATGAAGAATTGGTCTCTGatctggaattttttcttcgtcgtttttttcatccccggaAACTTTTCAGCGGTTAAACCGATCACCGATTTGATGGGAC gtTCACATATGCTATCTACCGGATTCCTCTTCCAAAGAAACATATCGATAAATCAAAAGACATGTTCGTGCTCGACAGCATTTTCTTGCTCTTGTTGCCAGAGCGTCAAGATATTACTTCGGGGCATCACCAGGAACT TTTGCGTCAATTTCAACTATCAATCGACCGGATTGAGCATGAACATCACTTTGGGTTCGAACACTATCCGATATGTTTCGGTCATAG attacAGAGCGTTTAGAGTCTGCACTTCGATACCGGACTGTTACCACTCCTATGCTTGCGCCGATGTTATAGAGCTATCCAGGTTCCCGAG atcCATAACGATCTGCTTGCAACTTGATTTCACGTCCAAATTAGATAGATGGATGATAAATTACAACTGTATCAGTGTTTCGAACCAATTACCAAATGGTTCTGTAACAACAATTTCGCCGGCGACGACAACCAACATCGTCCTGAATGGAACGATGCCCGGAATACAACCTACGACCCCTGGTCCAATATTAATTGACCAAAGGGGGAATTTAACCGGTCAACAGCTATCTGCAGGTCAAATGGGGACAATTCCTGGAGGATCTGCGCAAATGCCGCCCGGGCCTGCACCCAAACAAATGTcgggaattttcaaaagatcgGGCGGTACTCATCTTCTTCGGAAGATGAGAACAATTCAAGGAATCGGTTGGCTCTCAGCGATGAGAACGAAATCGAGTAAAATTCGACCTGGTAAATTCAAGAGTAGCATTCAACTGCAGCAGATATTTGGTTGCAGTAAATTTAAATTGCCATTAAATTCTGGTTCTAACAGTAGaatggtgaaaatttcaccgaacaATTTGTCAGATCTACAAAGAAAGCGTACAGAAATTCAGAAAGGCAAACGTAGGAGACGAAGTGTTCGCCAATCATCTAATGTACCAATGAGAATGCAGGTGATTCTGCGGGGTCGGAGAAACGGTTTGCCAAGATTTAGAAGCAGCAGATCGGCGGCGAATCGCAAAATGTTTCCTAAAACCACgtcaagaaattcaaaaatcgtcAATGGCGACAGCATATTGATTCCCATGTTACAATCGGGACCAGGTAATGTTTCGGCATTCAATATTGCCTCAACATTTACCGATGGAGGTGGTACTGCGGAATTTTCGACCATTCAACGGATTCCAATTACGCCGGCATACGAGTTTGTGAATCCGATATCTCCTTCAGTATTTGTTCTAGTAAATCCGCAATCTCCAGTCGACGGATCAATCCCCGTAGTAGGGACGTCCACGAATTACGACAACAGAACAAGTAATTTCCCCAACCGAATGCCGCCGAGTTTTGGAGTCAGTTCAAGAATTGGACCGTTCGGTCAAAACAACGTATCTCAATTTGATACCAGCCCGGAAGAGCTAGAGACTATGAAACCCCAACCCGAACTTAATCCAAACAGcaaaatcattgaaattaCCACCAGTGATACGACAGATGGAAGAATGATATTTccgcaataa
- the LOC105688856 gene encoding probable U3 small nucleolar RNA-associated protein 11: MSSWKRAAKANQKTHRERHQPESRAHLGLLEKKKDYVARAKDYHEKQSTIKLLRRRALNKNPDEFYFHMINAKLDNGVHREKEKDEEHTPDQIKLMETQDIKYISYKRNVEAKKIDKLQSQLHMIDAANETKNKHTFFADDKRGVKSFDLAEHLDTHSSLLGRRTNRPRLSKLKEMKLPAIDDRLLAKMEQQKHMAYKELHKRVDRERELTIIQQKLEMKRALQDKTVPKPKRIKSATADAPPIYQWKFQRKR; this comes from the coding sequence ATGTCTTCTTGGAAAAGAGCAGCCAAGGCGAATCAAAAGACTCATCGAGAGAGACACCAGCCTGAATCCCGTGCACACTTGGGTctattagagaaaaaaaaagattatgtAGCAAGGGCTAAAGATTACCATGAGAAACAATCGACCATAAAGCTACTACGTAGAAGGGCATTAAACAAAAATCCAGATGAATTTTACTTTCACATGATTAATGCCAAATTAGATAATGGAGTACAtcgggaaaaggaaaaggatgAGGAACACACACcagatcaaataaaattgatggagACACAGGACATCAAATATATTTCTTACAAAAGAAATGTTGAAGCGAAGAAGATTGATAAGCTCCAAAGCCAACTGCACATGATCGATGCTgccaatgaaacaaaaaataagcaTACATTTTTTGCTGATGACAAACGTGGGGTAAAGAGTTTCGATCTTGCCGAGCATTTAGACACTCACTCCTCACTTTTGGGAAGGCGAACAAATCGACCAAGATTGTCTAAGCTCAAGGAAATGAAACTTCCGGCCATCGACGATCGTCTACTTGCCAAAATGGAACAACAGAAACACATGGCTTACAAGGAATTACACAAGCGGGTTGACCGGGAAAGAGAACTTACTATAATACaacaaaaacttgaaatgAAACGAGCCCTGCAGGATAAAACAGTTCCTAAGCCCAAGCGAATTAAATCAGCTACTGCGGACGCACCGCCAATTTATCAGTGGAAATTTCAGAGAAAACGCTGA